A genome region from Streptomyces sp. NBC_01296 includes the following:
- a CDS encoding plasmid partition protein ParG, giving the protein MSKHVTIRLDEEFHERLKARAAALGTTVTALITEVTERELDEDRKNFLSGIEEFADHWSYFQERFGN; this is encoded by the coding sequence ATGTCGAAACACGTCACCATCCGCCTGGACGAAGAGTTCCACGAGCGCCTCAAGGCGCGCGCGGCGGCGCTGGGGACGACGGTCACCGCGCTGATCACCGAGGTGACGGAGCGCGAACTCGACGAGGACCGGAAGAACTTCCTTTCCGGCATCGAGGAGTTCGCCGACCACTGGAGCTACTTCCAGGAGCGGTTCGGCAATTGA